One part of the Mya arenaria isolate MELC-2E11 chromosome 3, ASM2691426v1 genome encodes these proteins:
- the LOC128226667 gene encoding uncharacterized protein LOC128226667: MAHQPEDCVPGRKRDPRMSQQSEEWVPGWKRDTGMAQQSEECVPGRTCDAGVKVTPPVDEKRLKELKKKDLEISRLIEENRKLKDLCDIKSSLLKQTEEFWSQRERTMEQTIKSLEVESQQMEQTIKSLEAKKKHIDDRLNQELASKLHLEDCCKQLEKEMKRIYNEQEHINSNHQRELNEIRKEREELKNRLSKLDLQLYGKNADIPDLSDPNRAIKLCERFSQLYDDEWTDAFDDMLKNENIKVSQKDATVFLIEILQKAFDFCETTAYNHFERLKEVVFSPFGKSDTKARLKSREERRLKETRRQIAAYDGVIDEIKKGFISTLTDPKIKEYVRITKPFLELSVEICWMMVLHEPPLYMDMSVRIGEPFDTNKYTSNTASGKTVEFLVWPPLFNGKGGGLLSKGVVSTQKIIGRK, from the exons ATGGCACATCAGCCAGAAGATTGTGTTCCTGGAAGGAAACGTGATCCAAG gATGTCACAACAATCAGAAGAATGGGTCCCTGGGTGGAAACGTGATACAGG GATGGCACAACAGTCAGAAGAATGTGTTCCTGGACGGACATGTGATGCAGG AGTTAAGGTAACACCACCAGTAGATGAAAAACGACTGAAAGAGCTGAAGAAAAAAGATCTGGAAATAAGCCGACTCATTGAGGA AAATAGAAAGCTAAAAGACTTATGCGACATCAAGTCGTCATTGCTTAAACAAACTGAAGAATTTTGGAGCCAGCGGGAGCGAACAATggaacaaacaataaaaagtcttGAAGTAGAGTCGCAACAAATGGAGCAAACGATAAAGAGTCTTGAAGCCaagaaaaaacatattgatGATCGTTTAAATCAGGAGCTTGCAAGCAAATTGCATCTCGAAGACTGTTGCAAGCAATTAGAAAAGGAAATGAAAAGGATATACAATGAACAAGAACATATTAATAGTAATCATCAGAGGGAGCTAAATGAGATAAGAAAAGAAAGAGAGGAACTAAAAAATAG ATTAAGCAAATTGGATCTTCAATTGTATGGTAAAAATGCTGACATTCCTGATCTGAGCGACCCCAACAGAGCCATAAAATTGTGTGAGAGATTTAGTCAGCTCTACGATGACGAATGGACAGATGCTTTTGACGATATGTtgaaaaacgaaaacataaaAGTATCTCAAAAGGATGCGACGGTTTTCTTGATTGAGATACTACAA AAAGCATTCGACTTTTGTGAAACCACTGCTTATAATCACTTTGAACGACTGAAAGAAGTTGTTTTCAGTCCGTTTGGGAAGTCG GACACTAAAGCCAGACTGAAATCCAGAGAAGAACGAAGGCTTAAGGAAACCCGAAGACAGATCGCAGCTTACGATGGtgttattgatgaaataaaaaag GGCTTCATTTCGACTCTGACCGACCCTAAAATCAAGGAGTACGTTCGAATCACCAAGCCTTTCCTGGAGCTGAGTGTTGAGATATGCTGGATGATGGTGCTTCACGAACCACCGCTGTACATGGACATGAGTGTCAGAATCGGCGAACCATTCGACACTAACAAATACACATCCAACACAGCCTCCGGAAAGACTGTGGAATTTCTAGTTTGGCCTCCATTGTTCAACGGTAAAGGAGGAGGTCTTCTTTCTAAAGGCGTCGTGTCGACGCAGAAGATAATCGGCaggaaataa